The proteins below come from a single Jaculus jaculus isolate mJacJac1 chromosome X, mJacJac1.mat.Y.cur, whole genome shotgun sequence genomic window:
- the Gprasp2 gene encoding G-protein coupled receptor-associated sorting protein 2, whose translation MTRAEVETGAQAKPEKKTGEEALSSAERESEVPLVVRPKVRTQASVTPGARPKTEPKSVTGARPKTETQTVSGARPKTEGQSKTGARPKTDNRAIGGARPKTETKLINAARPKDDAQAWAHSEFGSKTMSQVEATPPTNAVTWPLVSAESGSGTQSMDREVANVNSETLPGTQSQIGIQPWFGPGEATNMGSWCYPRPRGREETANESGFWSADETSTLSSFWTGEETSVRSWPREEANTRSRHRAKHQTNPRSRPKSKQEPYIDSWSGSEDETGNPFCFWAGENSNNMFRPRVREEANVRSKLRTKREDCFESESEDEFYKESWFLPGEEANNRFRCRDKEEPDNILKSRNQKDVKSGDKVKQEPRLEEDVIIGSWFWAEKEASLEAGASAIYESESGAEGGAIGGSLFWTEEKSSLGAVAREEARPESEEEAIFGSWFWDRDEACFDVNPNPVYKANCRFRDSPEEELNASSRPQTWEEVTVEFKPGPCHGVGFPSNRFRMPEGSSENTEGKPKNVEPSPEGEEQESLFQPNQAEPEFPFQYDPSYRSVREIREHLKTRESTEPENWSCSCIQCELKIGSGEFEELLLLMDKVRDPFIHEISKIAMGMRSASQFTRDFIRDSGVVSLIETLLNYPSSRVRTSFLENMIHMAPPYPNLNMIETFICQVCEETLAHGVNSLEQLTGIRMLRHLTMTTDYHTLIANYVSGFLSLLTTGNARTKFHVLKMLLNLSENPMVAKKLFSAKALSIFVGLFNIEETNDNIQIVIKMFQNISNIVKSGAMSLIDDDFSLEPLISAFHDFEELAKQLQVQIDNQNDPEAGQ comes from the coding sequence ATGACTAGGGCAGAGGTTGAAACTGGTGCTCAAGCCAAGCCTGAAAAGAAGACTGGGGAAGAGGCTTTGAGTAgtgctgagagagagagtgaagtgcCTCTGGTGGTCAGACCCAAGGTTAGGACCCAGGCCTCAGTAACACCTGGGGCAAGGCCCAAAACTGAACCTAAGTCTGTTACTGGGGCAAGGCCCAAAACTGAAACCCAGACAGTGTCTGGGGCAAGACCCAAAACTGAGGGCCAGTCAAAGACTGGAGCAAGGCCCAAAACTGATAACAGGGCAATAGGAGGTGCACGTCCTAAGACTGAGACCAAGCTAATCAATGCAGCAAGGCCTAAGGATGATGCTCAGGCATGGGCCCACAGTGAGTTTGGGTCTAAGACAATGTCACAGGTTGAAGCGACACCCCCAACTAATGCAGTCACATGGCCACTGGTCAGTGCTGAATCTGGGTCAGGGACTCAATCTATGGATAGAGAAGTAGCCAATGTCAACAGTGAAACCCTTCCTGGAACCCAGAGTCAGATTGGAATTCAACCCTGGTTTGGACCAGGAGAGGCAACTAATATGGGTTCTTGGTGCTATCCTAGGCCTAGAGGCAGGGAGGAAACCGCTAATGAGTCTGGATTTTGGTCAGCAGATGAGACTTCTACTCTGTCTTCATTCTGGACTGGAGAGGAAACAAGTGTCAGATCATGGCCCAGGGAAGAGGCAAATACCAGGTCTAGGCACAGGGCTAAACATCAGACTAACCCCAGGTCCAGACCCAAATCCAAACAAGAGCCCTATATTGATTCTTGGTCTGGGTCTGAAGATGAGACTGGGAACCCATtttgcttttgggctggagaaaattCCAATAACATGTTCAGGCCCAGAGTCAGAGAAGAGGCAAATGTCAGGTCCAAGCTAAGGACAAAGAGAGAGGACTGTTTTGAGTCTGAATCTGAAGATGAGTTCTATAAAGAGTCTTGGTTTTTGCCTGGAGAAGAAGCCAATAATAGATTTAGGTGCAGAGACAAGGAAGAGCCTGATAACATCTTGAAATCCAGGAACCAGAAAGATGTTAAAAGTGGTGATAAGGTCAAACAAGAGCCCAGGTTGGAGGAGGATGTCATTATTGGATCCTGGTTCTGGGCAGAAAAAGAGGCCAGTTTAGAGGCTGGAGCTTCAGCCATCTATGAATCTGAGTcaggggctgagggaggagccATTGGTGGATCCTTGTTCTGGACTGAAGAAAAGTCCAGTTTGGGTGCTGTGGCCAGAGAAGAGGCCAGGCCTGAGTCTGAAGAAGAGGCCATATTTGGGTCCTGGTTCTGGGATAGAGATGAGGCCTGCTTTGATGTAAATCCCAATCCTGTGTACAAGGCCAATTGTAGGTTCAGAGATTCACCTGAGGAGGAACTTAATGCATCATCTAGGCCCCAAACCTGGGAAGAGGTTACTGTTGAATTCAAACCTGGTCCATGCCATGGGGTTGGCTTCCCATCCAACCGCTTTAGAATGCCTGAGGGGTCATCTGAAAATACTGAGGGAAAGCCCAAGAATGTAGAACCTAGCCCAGAAGGGGAAGAACAGGAATCTTTGTTTCAACCGAATCAGGCTGAACCTGAGTTCCCATTTCAGTATGACCCTTCCTACCGATCAGTTCGGGAAATTAGAGAGCATCTTAAGACCAGGGAGAGTACAGAACCTGAGAATTGGTCCTGCAGCTGCATACAGTGTGAGCTTAAAATTGGGTCTGGAGAGTTTGAAGAACTCCTTTTACTAATGGACAAAGTTCGTGATCCTTTTATCCATGAGATATCTAAAATTGCAATGGGTATGAGAAGCGCTTCCCAGTTTACTCGAGATTTCATTCGAGATTCTGGTGTTGTCTCACTTATTGAAACCTTGCTGAATTATCCATCCTCCCGGGTTAGGACAAGTTTTTTGGAAAATATGATTCACATGGCTCCACCTTATCCGAATCTAAATATGATTGAGACATTCATATGTCAAGTGTGTGAGGAAACTCTGGCACATGGTGTGAATTCCCTTGAGCAACTAACTGGAATAAGGATGCTTAGGCACCTCACTATGACTACTGACTATCACACATTGATTGCCAATTATGTGTCCGGCTTTCTATCCTTATTAACCACAGGCAATGCAAGAACAAAGTTTCATGTTCTGAAAATGCTACTGAATTTGTCTGAAAATCCTATGGTGGCAAAAAAACTATTCAGTGCCAAAGCTCTGTCGATATTTGTGGGTCTTTTTAACATAGAAGAGACAAATGATAACATTCAGATTGTTATTAAAATGTTTCAGAATATCAGTAATATTGTAAAAAGTGGAGCAATGTCTTTAATTGATGATGACTTCAGTCTTGAGCCTCTTATTTCTGCATTCCATGACTTTGAGGAGTTAGCAAAACAACTCCAAGTCCAAATAGACAATCAAAATGACCCTGAGGCGGGACAGTAA